A single Musa acuminata AAA Group cultivar baxijiao chromosome BXJ2-1, Cavendish_Baxijiao_AAA, whole genome shotgun sequence DNA region contains:
- the LOC135598319 gene encoding mitochondrial ATP-independent inner membrane protease subunit 2-like gives MVSLSTWFRYAATKFEYSLSLSWKSYNVGQINARELSDAVWKNFFQGKLTFSHWNKGEEMTPTLVGDGGTLLVRKLPFPSPTQVFVGDVVMLKDPEKTADYVVRRLAATEGYELCSTDDKDEPFILEKDQCWVLADNESLKPKEAKDSRLFGPVPMTNIVGRVIYALRSAVDHGPVQNSHMAMRQDSSVLAVELDIEEMVKKMKS, from the exons ATGGTGTCTCTCTCTACGTGGTTCCGCTACGCCGCTACCAAGTTCGAGTACTCCCTAAGCCTCAGCTGGAAG AGTTATAATGTAGGCCAAATTAATGCAAGAGAATTAAGTGATGCGGTAtggaaaaactttttccaaggcAAGCTGACTTTTTCTCATTGGAATAAAGGAGAAGAAATGACACCTACCTTAGTAGGAGATGGTGGAACTCTTCTTGTGAGAAAGTTGCCTTTTCCATCACCAAC GCAAGTTTTTGTCGGTGATGTTGTAATGTTGAAAGACCCTGAGAAAACCGCTGATTATGTTGTTAGAAGATTGGCTGCTACAGAAGGCTATGAATTGTGTTCAACTGACGACAAAGATGAACCATTTATTTTAGAGAAGGATCAATGTTGGGTGTTGGCTGACAATGAGTCTCTAAAGCCAAAG GAAGCCAAAGATAGCCGTTTGTTTGGTCCTGTTCCTATGACTAATATTGTCGGTCGAGTGATATATGCTCTACGTTCAGCTGTGGATCATGGTCCGGTACAGAACAG TCACATGGCAATGAGGCAAGATTCATCAGTTTTGGCCGTTGAGCTGGACATCGAGGAGATGGTGAAGAAGATGAAATCATAG
- the LOC135597983 gene encoding protein CUP-SHAPED COTYLEDON 3-like encodes MGLRDIESTLPPGFRFHPSDQELVCHYLRKKVANERVSGDTMVEVDLHTREPWELPEVAKLSANEWYFFSFRDRKYTTGSRTNRATRSGYWKATGKDRTVYEPTTHAMVGMRKTLVFYRGRAPNGIKTEWVMHEFRLESPCTPPKEDWVLCRVFHKKKGDTMRCSLENEQENNHNVGCFSSYMESSHPQNEQQMEDGCYEQITSSFAFVDPQQDGNSLDTLLNLAAYHYNLLGFPQDMYNPRIIEVGSGVGGDDCGMVVETGLEEQRMLGGGMANLGEGTSFQGGKDQLFF; translated from the exons ATGGGTCTAAGGGACATCGAGTCGACTCTCCCGCCAGGTTTTAGATTCCACCCAAGTGACCAGGAGCTGGTCTGCCACTATCTCCGAAAGAAGGTAGCCAATGAACGAGTCTCCGGAGACACCATGGTGGAGGTGGATTTGCACACTCGAGAGCCATGGGAGCTTCCAG AGGTGGCAAAGCTCAGCGCCAacgagtggtacttcttcagctTTCGTGACCGCAAGTACACCACGGGCTCGCGCACAAACCGAGCAACAAGGTCGGGATACTGGAAAGCCACCGGTAAAGATCGCACAGTCTACGAGCCTACAACCCATGCAATGGTGGGGATGAGGAAGACACTGGTGTTCTACCGCGGGAGAGCCCCAAATGGGATAAAGACCGAGTGGGTCATGCATGAATTCAGATTAGAATCCCCTTGTACACCCCCAAAG GAAGACTGGGTGCTGTGTAGGGTCTTCCACAAGAAGAAGGGGGATACCATGAGGTGCAGCTTGGAGAATGAGCAGGAGAACAACCACAACGTCGGTTGCTTCTCGTCATACATGGAGTCATCCCATCCTCAGAACGAGCAGCAGATGGAAGATGGATGCTATGAGCAGATAACCTCATCATTCGCCTTTGTCGACCCACAGCAAGATGGCAACAGCTTAGACACGCTCCTTAATTTGGCAGCATACCATTACAACTTGCTTGGTTTCCCTCAGGACATGTACAACCCAAGAATTATAGAAGTGGGCTCCGGAGTTGGTGGGGATGACTGTGGAATGGTAGTGGAGACAGGCTTGGAAGAACAGCGTATGCTGGGAGGAGGAATGGCAAACCTTGGAGAAGGTACGAGCTTCCAAGGTGGAAAGGATCAACTCTTCTTCTAA
- the LOC135582965 gene encoding uncharacterized protein LOC135582965 translates to MATESASASSSNPSSSSLYSYPATTYFPLPFHLQNADPAAQQQYLPPSQIPPPVKIPTMAQTFPVPPPVVAGMYSLPQFQQAQQLFQRDAQTITPEAIEVVKAALANSEVDHKSDTKKKAIPRKAAGQSWEDPTLAEWPENDFRLFCGDLGNEVNDDVLSKAFSRFPSFNMARVIRDKRTGKTKGYGFVSFSNPSDLAAAVKEMNGKYVGNRPIKLRKSTWRERTDVEALERQKNYIQKKPKLPKKGILHK, encoded by the exons ATGGCAACGGAATCGGCTTCGGCTTCGAGCTCGAATCCCTCGTCGTCGTCCCTGTACTCCTACCCGGCCACCACCTACTTCCCTCTCCCGTTTCATCTCCAGAACGCCGACCCTGCGGCTCAGCAGCAGTATCTCCCGCCGTCCCAGATCCCACCGCCCGTTAAGATCCCCACGATGGCGCAGACGTTCCCCGTTCCGCCCCCCGTCGTCGCCGGGATGTATTCGCTTCCGCAGTTCCAGCAG GCACAACAACTTTTTCAACGGGATGCACAAACCATCACTCCAGAGGCTATAGAGGTTGTGAAAGCTGCACTTGCAAATAGTGAAGTTGACCATAAATCAGACACAAAAAAGAAAGCAATACCACGTAAAGCAGCTGGTCAGAGTTGGGAGGATCCAACTTTGGCAGAATGGCCAGAGA ATGATTTTCGATTATTTTGTGGAGATCTAGGCAACGAAGTCAATGATGATGTCCTTTCAAAAGCATTTTCAAGGTTCCCCTCCTTCAACATGGCAAGA GTGATAAGAGACAAGAGAACTGGAAAAACCAAAGGTTATGGATTTGTCAGCTTTTCAAACCCATCAGACCTTGCAGCAGCTGTCAAAGAAATGAATG GAAAATACGTTGGAAATCGTCCTATAAAGTTGCGTAAAAGCACATGGAGGGAAAGAACAGATGTTGAAGCTTTGGAAAGGCAAAAG AATTACATTCAGAAGAAACCAAAACTACCAAAGAAAGGTATTCTGCACAAGTGA